Below is a window of Cupriavidus sp. MP-37 DNA.
GCGCACCTGCGCGGCGCTGATGCCGGCGTCGGCCAGCACCGTGTGCGCCACCGCCAGCTGCGTCTGCCAGATCTCGTAGGGATCGTGCTCGACATGGCCGGGATGTGGGTAATATTGGCGGAACTCGCGCTGCGCCAGGCGCACCACGTTGCCCGCATGGTCGAACAGGATGGCGCGCGAGCTGCTGGTGCCCTGGTCGAGCGCCAGCACGTATTGCGGCTTGGCGGGAAGCTGGGACTGGGCAGGGCGCTGGTCCTGCGCGGCTGGCTGGTTCATGCGATCGATCCTGACAATGACAATGCGCGCCGGCGCGGCCGGTGCATGGAATGCTGATGGCTGAAATGTTTTCTTTGCCGGCCGCCGAGGTCACGGCACGGATCGCCGCCTCGCTGGCGGCCCGCAGCGGCTTCGATGCCGCCGCCAAGCTGCGCCTGATGGCCGGTGGCCGGCAGGTCGGCTGGCTGCCGCGCGCGCATGCCGGCATCCTGCGCGGCCTCGGCGCCGTGCTGGGCCCGGAGCAGGCGCTCGCCGACGGCTCCGCGGCCGTGGCGCTGCTGCCTGGCTGCGACGATTTCGACGCGCGCAGCGCCGCGCTGCAGGCGCTGTCCCGCCAGCTGGCCGACGCCGGCCATGTGCGCGGCTGGCGCGATGAGTTGTTCGCGGTCACCCCCGCGCTGGACGCGCCCGCGGTCGCGGTGGTCGAGCGCGCCGCCGCCCGCTTCCTGGGGCTGCTGACCTTTGCCTCGCACATGAACGGCATCGTCGACGGCGGGGCGGGCAACCCGCCGGCGCTGTGGATCTCGCGCCGCAGCCCGGCCAAGGCCGTCGACCCCGGCATGTGGGACAACCTGGTCGCCGGCGGCATGCCCCATGGCAGCGATCCGCTGGCGACGCTGGTGCGCGAGTGCGAGGAAGAGTCCGGCATCCCGCCCGAACTGGCGCGGGGCGTGCAGGCGCACGGCATGATCGAGGTGCTGCGCGACCTGCCCGAAGGCGTGCAGTGGGAGCAGGTCTACGTCTACGACCTGCTGCTGCCGCCGGACTTCATTCCGCACAACCGGGACGGCGAAGTCAGCGAGCACCGGCGCGTTGAGGTGGCGCCATTGCTTGCTATCATGTCGGCCGGCGCCATGACGGTCGATGCGACACTGGTGACGCTGGATGCGCTTGGGCGGCGCGGCTGGTTCAACCCCGGCCGCCACGAATGAGCCGCCGCGGCGACCCTCGCGGCTTGCCGCGGCAGTGTCCGCCCCATTGCCCGCCCCATTGCCCGCCCCATTGCCTGTGTTACTGACCGAGCCCCCCTGGCTTTCCCGGCCCTGCGCCGCGCCACCCCGACAGAACCACACACCATGAGCAACACCGGATTCATCCTGACTCTCTCGTGCCCTGACCAGCCGGGCATCGTCCACGCCGTCTCGGGCCTGCTGTTCCAGCACGGCTGCAATATCGTCGATTCCGACCAGTACGGTGACGAGTACGCCGGCCGCTTCTTCATGCGAGTGCATTTCACCCCGGCCGCCGGTGGTCCCGACCTCGCCACGCTGAAGGCTGCGTTCGCGCCGGTGGGCGACCAGTTCGGCATGCAATGGGAGCTGAACGATGCCGCGGTGAAGCCGCGCGTGATGATCATGGTGTCGAAGATCGGCCACTGCCTGAACGACCTGCTGTTCCGGGCCAAGGCGGGCGGGCTGCCGGTCGAGATCGCGGCCATCGTCTCCAACCACCGCGACTTCTACCAGCTGGCGGCTTCGTACGACGTGCCGTTCTTCCACCTGCCGCTGATGAACGCGTCGGCGGAGCAGAAGGCCGCGCAGGAAGCGCGCGTGTTCGACGTGGTGCAGGAGCAGAAGATCGACCTGGTAGTGCTGGCGCGCTACATGCAGGTGCTGTCCGACGACCTGTCCCGCAAGCTGGCCGGCCGCGCGATCAATATCCACCATTCGTTCCTGCCCAGCTTCAAGGGCGCCAAGCCGTACTACCAGGCGCATGACCGCGGCGTGAAGCTGATCGGCGCCACCGCGCACTACGTTACCGCCGACCTCGACGAAGGCCCGATCATCGAGCAGGAGATCGAGCGCGTGGACCACAGCATGGACCCCGACCAGCTCACCGCCGTCGGCCGCGACGTCGAATGCGTGGCGCTGGCGCGCGCGGTCAAGTGGCATGCCGAACACCGCATCCTGCTGAACGGCCACAAGACCGTGGTGTTCAAGTAAGCCGTCGAATTCCCGAAGTTTGGCTCCCCTCGCCCGCTTGCGGGAGAGGGGCCGGGGGAGAGGGCAGGCCTGTCGCGTAGCCGACGCGGCATGCCACGCCCCGCCAACCGCCATCAACACCAGCCCAGCTCCCGCCAGTGCAGAAGCAGCGGCCGCACGGCCGGCGCATTCACTCCCGCTCCGCCACCACACACTTCACCCCACTGTCGGCCAGGATCTGGTCGAACGGCGCCGCCAGCGGCTCATCCGTAAACAGCCGGTCGACCTGCGATACATGCGCCAGCTCCACCATGGCCTGGCGGTTGAACTTGCTGGTGTCCGCCGCCAGCCAGACCTCGCGTGAATGCTCGATGATGGTCCGCGCCACCTTGACCTCGCGGAAGTCGTAGTCGCGCAGCGTGCCGTCGGCCTCGATGCCCGAGATGCCGATCAGCCCGATATCGACCTTGAACTGGCGGATGAACTCGACCGTGGCCTCGCCGACGATGCCGCGGTCGCGCGAGCGCAGCACGCCGCCGGCGACGATGACTTCGCAGTCGGGGTTGTCGGCGAGGATATTGGCGACGTTCAGGTTGTTGGTGATCACGCGCAGGCCGCGATGGTGCACCAGCGCGCGCGCGATCTCTTCCACCGTGGTGCCGATATTCAGGATCAGCGAGCAGCCTTCCGGAACTGCCGCCGCCACCGCGCGCGCGATGCGTGCCTTGCCCTCGGCGTTGAGCACCTGCCGCTGCCGGTAGGCAATGTTCTCGGTGGTGGAGTCTTCCACCCGCACCCCGCCATGAAAGCGCGCCAGCATGCCGTTCTCGGCCAGCAGGTTGACATCGCGGCGCACCGTCTGGAGCGTGACGCCGAACTTGCGCGCAAGTTCGTCGATGGAGGCAAAGCCCTGGGTGCGGACTTCTTCGAGCAGGGCCGTCTGGCGGGGATTCAGGGTCATGCGGGGATTCTAGTTCAAACACAAACGAAAACAAATGATGCGGTGCACTATTGTTTTCTGTTCGTTTTGTTGCTAAAACGAGCGTTAAGCCAAGATTGGTGCGCCTGCATCGAGCGCAAGCCGTGATGCCGGCAGCATATCGAACATGGAGACCGGATGCAGCTACGTTTGGAAGGCGTCGCACAGCAGGCAGGTTCGCAGGCGTATCTCTATCCGCTGACGCTGGCCCCGGTTCCGGGCGCGGTCACCATCCTGCTGGGCGCGACGCAGGCGGGCAAGACTTCGCTGATGCGGGTCATGGCGGGGCTGGACCGGCCCAGCGCCGGGCGCGTGCTGGTCGACGGCGACGATGTCACCGGCATGCCGGTGCGCGAGCGCAATGTGTCGATGGTCTACCAGCAGTTCATCAACTACCCATCGCTCAGGGTGTTCGACAACATCGCTTCGCCGCTGCGGCTGCGGCGCAAGGCGGCGGCCGGCGAGATCGCCGCGCGCGTGCGCGAGCTGGCGGCGCGGCTGCATATCGACCATCTGCTGGAGCGCTATCCGGCCGAGCTTTCCGGCGGCCAGCAGCAGCGCGTGGCGCTGGCGCGCGCGCTGGCCAAGGAGGCCCCGCTGATGCTGCTGGACGAGCCGCTGGTCAACCTGGACTACAAGCTGCGCGAAGAGTTGCGCGAAGAACTGGCCCAGCTGTTCGCGCACGGCGATGCCACCGTGATCTACGCCACCACCGAGCCCGGCGAGGCGCTGCTGCTAGGCGGGCACACCGCGGTGCTCGATGCGGGCGAGCTGCTGCAGTACGGGCCCACGCCGCAGGTCTTCCACTTTCCCGATTCGCTGCGCGTGGCGCGCGCCTTCAACGATCCGCCGATGAACCTGGTCGAGGGCCGGCTCGAGGGCGGCCGGGTTGTGCTGGCCGGCGGGATCGCGGTGCCGGTGCCCGGCGTGGCGGCGCAAGACGGTCCGGTGACGCTTGGCGTGCGCGCCTCCGCGTTGCGCCTGGCGAGCGAGCCCGGCGCGGTCGCGGTGCATGGCCGCGTGGCGCTGGCCGAGCTGTCCGGGTCGGACACCTTCGTCCACGCCGATACCGCGGTCGGCAACCTGGTGGCGCAGTTCGCGGGCGTGCTCGACCTGCGGCTGGGCGAGCCGGTGACGCTGCACCTGCTGCCCGAGCAGCTCTACCTGTTCGATGCGGACGGCCGCCGCATCCATGCGCCGCGCCGGCCCGGCGGGCTCGCTACCGAGGTGCCCGGCGGCGGCGCCGCGGCGGGAGGCTGAGATGGCGCGCATCGACCTGGACCTGGCGCACTCGTACGTGCCCCATCCGCGCACCGACGAGGACTACGCGCTGCTGCCGCTGCGCTTCACCTTCGAGGACGGCGGCGCCTATGCGCTGCTGGGCCCGTCGGGCTGCGGCAAGACCACGCTGCTGAACTGCATTTCGGGGCTGCTGCGTCCTTCGCACGGCACCATCGCCTTCGACGGCCGCGACGTCACCGGCGCCACGCCGCAGGCGCGCAATATCGCCCAGGTGTTCCAGTTCCCCGTGATCTACGACACCATGACCGTCGGCGAAAACCTGGCCTTTCCGCTGCGCAACCGCGGCGTGCCGGAAGCGCAGGTGCGCGAGCGGGTCGGGCGCGTGGCCGAGATGCTGGACCTGTCGTCGACGCTCGGGCGCCGCGCCAGCGGCCTGGCCGCCGACGCCAAGCAGAAGATCTCGCTCGGGCGCGGGCTGGTGCGCCAGGACGTGTCGGCGATCCTGTTCGACGAGCCGCTGACGGTGATCGACCCGCAGCTGAAATGGCAGCTGCGGCGCAAGCTCAAGGAGATCCACCATGAGTTTCGGCTGACGCTGATCTACGTGACCCACGACCAGACCGAGGCGCTGACCTTTGCCGACCAGGTGGTGGTGATGTCGCGCGGCAAGGCGGTGCAGGTGGGGCCGGCCGATGCGCTGTTCGAGCGGCCGGCGCACACTTTCGTCGGGCACTTCATCGGCTCGCCGGGGATGAACTTCCTGCCAGGACAATGGCGCGACGGCGCCGTCGAAGTGGCCGGGCGCCGCTACCTGCCGGCGCTGGCGCCGCCGGTGGAGGCGGCGCTGCGCGCGGCGGGCAGCTTCCGCATCGGCGTGCGCCCGGAATACCTGCAACTGGCGGCCGAGCGCGACGCGCAGGCGGTGCCGGTGCAGGTGCAGCGCGCGCAGGACATAGGCACCTACTGGCTGCTGACCGGCACGGTGCAGGAGGCGGGCGCGCAGGCCGGCACGCTGCGCGCGCGGCTGGGCGCCGAGGCCGCCGGCCTGCGCGCCGGCGACACGGCGTGGCTGTCGGTGTTCAACCGGCATACCTGCTACTACGTCAACGAGGAGCTGGTGCCATGAAGCCCGTCAATCAGAAGGCCTGGCTGCTGGTGCTGCCGGTGGTGGTGTGCGTGGCGTTCTCCGCCATCCTGCCGCTGATGACCATCGTCAACTACTCGGTGCAGGACATCATCTCGCCCGAGCGGCGCGTGTTCGTCGGCACCGAATGGTTCCGCACGGTGCTGCGCGACGGCGAGCTGCACGACGCGCTGCTGCGCCAGCTCGGCTTCTCGCTGGCGGTGCTGCTGGTGGAGATCCCGCTCGGCATCCTGCTGGCGTTGTCGATGCCGGCCCGGGGCTGGAAGGCCTCGGCGGTGCTGGTGATCATCGCGCTGTCGCTGCTGATCCCGTGGAACGTGGTCGGCACCATCTGGCAGATCTTCGGCCGCACCGACATCGGCCTGCTCGGCGCCGCGCTGGCAGGGCTCGGCTTCGACTACAACTACACCGGCAGCGCCTTCGACGCCTGGATCACGGTGCTGGTGATGGACGTCTGGCACTGGACGCCGCTGGTCGCACTGCTGTGCTACGCCGGCCTGCGCGCGATCCCCGACGCCTACTACCAGGCCGCGCAGATCGATGGCGCCTCGCGCCTGGCAGTGTTCCGTTATATCCAGCTGCCCAAGCTGCGCGGCGTGCTGATGATCGCGGTGCTGCTGCGCTTCATGGACAGCTTCATGATCTACACCGAGCCGTTCGTGCTGACCGGCGGCGGACCCGGCAACGCCACCACCTTCCTGTCGCAGTACCTGACGCAGAAGGCGGTCGGGCAGTTCGACCTGGGTCCGGCGGCGGCGTTTTCCATCGTCTACTTCCTGATCATCCTGCTCATGTGTTTCATCCTCTACAACTGGATGCAGCGCGCGGGCACCGCCGGCAGCGAGGACATGCCCCATGGCTGAGATCTCTTCGGCAGTCCCTGCGGTGATCCCCACCGCAATCCCCGCGCAGGCCAACCGCGCCGCCTGGTGGCGCGCCGGTTTCCTGCTGGCCTACCTGGTGTTCGCGATCGTGCCGATCTACTGGATGGTCAATATGTCGTTCAAGACCAACGAGGAGATCGTGTCGACGCTGTCGCTGTGGCCGGGGCAGTTCACGCTGGAGCACTACAAGACCATCTTCACCGATCCGTCGTGGTATTCGGGCTACGTCAACTCGATGATCTACGTGGCGATGAACACCGTGATCTCGATCGGCGTGGCGCTGCCGGCCGCCTATGCCTTCTCGCGCTACCAGTTCATCGGCGACAAGCACGTGTTCTTCTGGCTGCTGACCAACCGCATGACGCCGCCGGCGGTGTTCCTGCTGCCGTTCTTCCAGCTCTACAGCACCATCGGCCTGATGGATACGCACCTGGGCGTGGCGCTGGCGCACCTGGTCTTCAACGTGCCGCTGGCGGTGTGGATCCTGGAGGGCTTCATGTCGGGCGTGCCGCGCGAGATCGACGAGACCGCCTATGTCGACGGCTACTCGTTCCCGCGTTTCTTCCTGACCATCTTCCTGCCGCTGATCAAGGCCGGCGTGGGCGTGGCCGCATTCTTCTGCTTCATGTTCAGCTGGGTCGAGCTGCTGCTGGCGCGCACGCTGACCTCGGTCAACGCCAAGCCCATCGTCGCCACCATGACGCGCACGGTGTCGGCGTCGGGCATGGACTGGGGCGTGCTGGCCGCGGCCGGCGTGCTGACCATCGTGCCCGGCGGCATCGTGATCTGGTTCGTGCGGCACTACATCGCGAAGGGCTTCGCGATGGGCCGCGTTTAACCCAAGCCCCTGGAGACGGCGCCAATGCTGAACTGGATGGTATGGACCACACCGGTGGCGGTGTTCTTTGGCTGCATCGTGGTGATGCTGGTCGGCATGACGATCCTGGAAATCCGTTCGCCGTCGGTGCTGCGCAAGGGCTTCCTGCCGATCGCCACCACCCGCGGCGACCGGCTCTTTATCGGGCTGATGTGCGCGGCGTGGATCAACCTGGCGTGGGTCGGGCTGGGCGAGAAGGTCGCCGCCTGGCTGGCACTGCCGGAAGAGCCGTCGGTGTGGATCAGCTTCGCGGCATCGATGCTGGTGCTGGCGCTGATCCTGCGCAAGGGCTAGCTGCGCGCCGGCCGGCATTAATACGCATGAACGGGAAACGCGGCTTGTCCCCACCCCGGGGCCGCCACCCAGACCACAACCGGGGCAGGGGATTCTTGAGGAGACACCGATGAAAGTGCACGTGACGTTGGGGATGTCAGCCCTTGCCTGCGCGGCCGCGCTGGCTTGCGGTTCCGCCCGGGCCGGCGAAGCGGAAGCGAAGAAGTGGATCGACAACGAGTTCCAGCCCTCGTCGCTGTCCAAGGACAAGCAGGCGGCGGAAATGAAGTGGTTCATCGACGCCGCGGCCAAGCTCAAGGCCAAGGGCGTCACGCAGATCAACGTGGTGTCCGAGACCATCACCACGCACGAGTACGAATCCAAGACCCTGGCCAAGGCGTTCGAGGAAATCACCGGCATCAAGGTCAACCATGACCTGATCCAGGAAGGCGACGTGGTGGAGAAGCTGCAGACCTCGATGCAGTCCGGCAAGTCGATCTACGATGGCTGGATCTCCGACTCCGACCTGATCGGCACGCATTACCGCTATGGCTCGATCCTGCCGCTGACCGACTACATGAACGGCGCCGGCAAGGAGTGGACCAATCCCGGGCTGGATGTGAAGGACTTCATCGGCACCAAGTTCACCACCGCGCCGGATGGCAAGCTGTACCAGCTGCCCGACCAGCAGTTCGCCAACCTGTACTGGTTCCGCGCCGACTGGTTCGCGCGCAAGGACCTGCAGGACAAGTTCAAGGCCAAGTACGGCTACGACCTGGGCGTGCCGACCAACTGGTCCGCCTATGAGGACATCGCCAACTTCTTCACCAACGACGTGAAGGAAATCGACGGCAAGAAGGTCTATGGCCACATGGACTACGGCAAGAAGGACCCGTCGCTGGGCTGGCGCTTCACCGACGCCTGGCTGTCGATGGCCGGCACCGCCGACAAGGGCCTGCCCAACGGCATGCCGGTGGACGAGTGGGGCATCCGCGTGGCCGAGGACAAATGCACGCCGGTCGGTGCCTCGGTGGCGCGCGGCGGCGCCACCAACAGCCCGGCCGCGGTCTACGCGCTGACCAAGTACATCGACTGGATGAAGAAGTACGCGCCGCCGCAGGCGATGGGCATGACCTTCTCCGAAGCCGGGCCGGTGCCCGCGCAGGGACAGGTGGCGCAGCAGATCTTCTGGTACACGGCCTTCACCGCCGACATGACCAAGAAGGGCCTGCCGGTCGTCAACGCCGACGGCTCGCCCAAGTGGCGCATGGCGCCGTCGCCGTACGGCCCGTACTGGAAGCAGGGCATGCAGAACGGCTACCAGGACGTGGGTTCGTGGACCTTCTTCAAGAACACCGATCCCAACAAGCTGGCCGGCGCGTGGCTGTATGCGCAGTTCGTGACGTCCAAGACGGTATCGCTGAAGAAGTCGCTGACCGGCCTCACCTTTATCCGCGACAGCGACATCCACCACGACTACCTGGCCAAGAACGCGGCCAAATATGGCGGCCTGGTCGAGTTCTACCGCAGCCCCGCGCGCGTGGCGTGGACCCCGACCGGCACCAATGTGCCGGATTACCCGAAGCTGGCGCAGCTGTGGTGGAAGAACGTGGCCACCGCGGTGACCGGCGAGAAAACGCCGCAAGCCGCGATGGACACGCTGGCCGAAGAGATGGACCAGGTCATGGCGCGGCTGCAGCGCGCCGGCATGAGCCATTGCGCGCCCAAGCTGAATGCGAAGGGCGATCCGGCCAAGTGGCTGTCGAACGACCACGCGCCCTGGAAGAAGCTTGCCAACGAGAAGCCCAAGGGCGAGACCATTCCGTACGACAAGCTGCTGCAAGCGTGGAAGGAAGGGAAGGTGCGCTGAGGGGTTTGAGGTGCCGGCAATGAACGCACACTCCCGGTTTGCTCCCCTCTCCCGCTTGCGGGAGAGGGGCAGGGGGTGAGGGCAGGCGGTGGCATACCGACACGTCTTGCCTGGTTGATACATCCGCCCTCACCCCAGCCCTCTCCCGCAAGCGGGAGAGGGAGCACCCAATGGGTCGTTTGGGGCCGGACGTCGGAGCTAGCATTTTTGCGCTGCCAGGTCGGACGGCGCTACCCTATCCGTCACCTGCGCGGCATAGCGCGCCTTGCCGTGCCGCTTGGCTTGATACAGCGCCATGTCGGCGTGCAGGAACAGTTCGCTCACGGTCATGGCGTGCCGCGCATCGCGCAGCGCCGCGCCGACGCTGGCCGACGCCGCCAGCGATCGGCCATCGATCACGAAAGGCATGCGCGCGGCCTGCACGATGGTGTTGGCCACGGATGCCATGGCATGGCGGTCCGCAATGCCATCCAGGATCACCGCAAACTCGTCGCCGCCGATGCGCGCAACGGCATCGCCCTTGCGCACGCAGGCACGCAGGCGCTGCGCGAACGCCACCAGCAACTGGTCGCCGATGGCGTGGCCATGGTTGTCGTTGATCGCCTTGAAGTCGTCCAGGTCCACCAGCAGCAGCGCCAGCGGGCACGCGCTCGCGCCGGCGCGGGCCATGGCCTCGGCCAGGCGCCGGTCGAAGCCCTTGCGGTTGAGCAGGCCGGTCAGGTAGTCGGAGACGGTCTGAGCTTCCAGGCTGCGCAGCTTTTCGCGCTCGTGCGTGACATTGCGCCCGAACATATGCAGGCCGACCACGGTGTCCTGGGCATCGTTCCACGCCGGCTGGCAGGTGATCTCGATGCATTCGGTGCCGTCCGCGCTTTCGCGGGTAAAGGTCACGGCCTGGCCGGTGCCGGCTTGCTGCAGGTAGGGCTGGCATGCCAGGTATTCCTGCGTGCCCCACAGCTCGCGCAGCGACAGCCCCACGATCTGCTGCGCCGGCAAGCCGTAGCGCCGTGCATACGCCTGGTTGACGAAGACATAGCGCTGCTGCACGTCGATGAACGAGATAAAGTCCGGCACATGGTTGGCAATCGCCTCGATGCGCTTCTCGCTGGCGGCGGCGCGGTCCTTGGCGGCCTGCAGCGCGGCCTCGCGCTCCGACAGCCGGGCCACGACCTCGGCGAAGCTCGACGCCAGTTCGCCGATCTCGTCGGCACGGCCGACCGGCAGGTCCGCCACCGCTTTCGGGTCGGTGCCGAGCTGGCGCACCGCGCGGTGCAGCCGCTGCAGCGGCGCCAGCAGCCGCCACATCACCAGCCACATCAGCGCGGCCGCGATCACCATGGTGATCGCGCCCATCGCGAGGGTGCGCTGGCGCACCGAGATCAGCGGCGCATAGGCTTCGGCCGCGGGCAGGACCGCCACCACCTCCCAGCCGTTGGCGGCCAGCAGGTAGCGTGCGACGATCGGCTGGGTCGGCGTCACGACTTCCAGCAGCGCGGGCGGCTGCTCGGCGCCGCAGGCTTCGCCGACGGCGCGCGCCGGTGCCAGCACGCGCGACACGTCCGCATGCATCGCATAGCGGGGGGTGCTGCCCGAGGACACCAGGCAAAAGCTGCCGGTGGTGCCCACCCGGCTGTGCGCCAGTTCGCGCAGGAAGTTGCTGTCCGCCAGGTTCAGCACGCCGCCGACCACGCCGCGCAGTTCGCCGGCGGGTCCCCGCATCGGCACCGCCAGCACCACGCCCGGTGCGTTGGTCTGCCTGCCCTGGATCAGGTCCGACACCGCGAACGACTGCCCCTGCAGCACATCGCGGAAATAGTCGCGGTCGTTCACGCGCAGGCGCACGCCATCCGGCACGGCGGTGCTGAAGGTCAGTTCGCCGTCCGGCGAGGCCAGGAAAACGGCATTGAAGGTCTCGGGAATTTCCACCAGCCCCTCCGCCGCACGGCGCAAGTCGGCCGGCCGGGCGCCATGGAGGGCGGACAGCTGGCGCGCCACCCGGTGCAGCACGGCGGCGCGAGCCTGCAGCTTTTCATCGAGCTGCTCGGCGACCATCTTGACCAGCGTGTCCTGCTGCGACTGCAGCAGGTTCTTCAGGCTGTCATAGGCGTAATACTGGGCGTAGAGCACGCGCAGCACGATGATCAGCGTCACCACCCCGGCCGTGGCCAACGCCATCCGATACTTCAATGAGTGCTGCATGATTGACTTCTTTCTGGTGCGCACTGACCCGATTCTTCTCGTCCCGGACCGGGGCTTGACTGGAACGCCAGTGACGGTGACGTGCTAAGAAGGTTAGCAGAAGTCAAGCGGCATTTCGAAACTG
It encodes the following:
- a CDS encoding NUDIX hydrolase family protein, which gives rise to MAEMFSLPAAEVTARIAASLAARSGFDAAAKLRLMAGGRQVGWLPRAHAGILRGLGAVLGPEQALADGSAAVALLPGCDDFDARSAALQALSRQLADAGHVRGWRDELFAVTPALDAPAVAVVERAAARFLGLLTFASHMNGIVDGGAGNPPALWISRRSPAKAVDPGMWDNLVAGGMPHGSDPLATLVRECEEESGIPPELARGVQAHGMIEVLRDLPEGVQWEQVYVYDLLLPPDFIPHNRDGEVSEHRRVEVAPLLAIMSAGAMTVDATLVTLDALGRRGWFNPGRHE
- the purU gene encoding formyltetrahydrofolate deformylase, translated to MSNTGFILTLSCPDQPGIVHAVSGLLFQHGCNIVDSDQYGDEYAGRFFMRVHFTPAAGGPDLATLKAAFAPVGDQFGMQWELNDAAVKPRVMIMVSKIGHCLNDLLFRAKAGGLPVEIAAIVSNHRDFYQLAASYDVPFFHLPLMNASAEQKAAQEARVFDVVQEQKIDLVVLARYMQVLSDDLSRKLAGRAINIHHSFLPSFKGAKPYYQAHDRGVKLIGATAHYVTADLDEGPIIEQEIERVDHSMDPDQLTAVGRDVECVALARAVKWHAEHRILLNGHKTVVFK
- a CDS encoding DeoR/GlpR family DNA-binding transcription regulator; translation: MTLNPRQTALLEEVRTQGFASIDELARKFGVTLQTVRRDVNLLAENGMLARFHGGVRVEDSTTENIAYRQRQVLNAEGKARIARAVAAAVPEGCSLILNIGTTVEEIARALVHHRGLRVITNNLNVANILADNPDCEVIVAGGVLRSRDRGIVGEATVEFIRQFKVDIGLIGISGIEADGTLRDYDFREVKVARTIIEHSREVWLAADTSKFNRQAMVELAHVSQVDRLFTDEPLAAPFDQILADSGVKCVVAERE
- a CDS encoding ABC transporter ATP-binding protein, with protein sequence MQLRLEGVAQQAGSQAYLYPLTLAPVPGAVTILLGATQAGKTSLMRVMAGLDRPSAGRVLVDGDDVTGMPVRERNVSMVYQQFINYPSLRVFDNIASPLRLRRKAAAGEIAARVRELAARLHIDHLLERYPAELSGGQQQRVALARALAKEAPLMLLDEPLVNLDYKLREELREELAQLFAHGDATVIYATTEPGEALLLGGHTAVLDAGELLQYGPTPQVFHFPDSLRVARAFNDPPMNLVEGRLEGGRVVLAGGIAVPVPGVAAQDGPVTLGVRASALRLASEPGAVAVHGRVALAELSGSDTFVHADTAVGNLVAQFAGVLDLRLGEPVTLHLLPEQLYLFDADGRRIHAPRRPGGLATEVPGGGAAAGG
- a CDS encoding ABC transporter ATP-binding protein, with product MARIDLDLAHSYVPHPRTDEDYALLPLRFTFEDGGAYALLGPSGCGKTTLLNCISGLLRPSHGTIAFDGRDVTGATPQARNIAQVFQFPVIYDTMTVGENLAFPLRNRGVPEAQVRERVGRVAEMLDLSSTLGRRASGLAADAKQKISLGRGLVRQDVSAILFDEPLTVIDPQLKWQLRRKLKEIHHEFRLTLIYVTHDQTEALTFADQVVVMSRGKAVQVGPADALFERPAHTFVGHFIGSPGMNFLPGQWRDGAVEVAGRRYLPALAPPVEAALRAAGSFRIGVRPEYLQLAAERDAQAVPVQVQRAQDIGTYWLLTGTVQEAGAQAGTLRARLGAEAAGLRAGDTAWLSVFNRHTCYYVNEELVP
- a CDS encoding carbohydrate ABC transporter permease — encoded protein: MKPVNQKAWLLVLPVVVCVAFSAILPLMTIVNYSVQDIISPERRVFVGTEWFRTVLRDGELHDALLRQLGFSLAVLLVEIPLGILLALSMPARGWKASAVLVIIALSLLIPWNVVGTIWQIFGRTDIGLLGAALAGLGFDYNYTGSAFDAWITVLVMDVWHWTPLVALLCYAGLRAIPDAYYQAAQIDGASRLAVFRYIQLPKLRGVLMIAVLLRFMDSFMIYTEPFVLTGGGPGNATTFLSQYLTQKAVGQFDLGPAAAFSIVYFLIILLMCFILYNWMQRAGTAGSEDMPHG
- a CDS encoding carbohydrate ABC transporter permease; this translates as MAEISSAVPAVIPTAIPAQANRAAWWRAGFLLAYLVFAIVPIYWMVNMSFKTNEEIVSTLSLWPGQFTLEHYKTIFTDPSWYSGYVNSMIYVAMNTVISIGVALPAAYAFSRYQFIGDKHVFFWLLTNRMTPPAVFLLPFFQLYSTIGLMDTHLGVALAHLVFNVPLAVWILEGFMSGVPREIDETAYVDGYSFPRFFLTIFLPLIKAGVGVAAFFCFMFSWVELLLARTLTSVNAKPIVATMTRTVSASGMDWGVLAAAGVLTIVPGGIVIWFVRHYIAKGFAMGRV
- a CDS encoding DUF2160 domain-containing protein, whose protein sequence is MLNWMVWTTPVAVFFGCIVVMLVGMTILEIRSPSVLRKGFLPIATTRGDRLFIGLMCAAWINLAWVGLGEKVAAWLALPEEPSVWISFAASMLVLALILRKG
- a CDS encoding ABC transporter substrate-binding protein, encoding MKVHVTLGMSALACAAALACGSARAGEAEAKKWIDNEFQPSSLSKDKQAAEMKWFIDAAAKLKAKGVTQINVVSETITTHEYESKTLAKAFEEITGIKVNHDLIQEGDVVEKLQTSMQSGKSIYDGWISDSDLIGTHYRYGSILPLTDYMNGAGKEWTNPGLDVKDFIGTKFTTAPDGKLYQLPDQQFANLYWFRADWFARKDLQDKFKAKYGYDLGVPTNWSAYEDIANFFTNDVKEIDGKKVYGHMDYGKKDPSLGWRFTDAWLSMAGTADKGLPNGMPVDEWGIRVAEDKCTPVGASVARGGATNSPAAVYALTKYIDWMKKYAPPQAMGMTFSEAGPVPAQGQVAQQIFWYTAFTADMTKKGLPVVNADGSPKWRMAPSPYGPYWKQGMQNGYQDVGSWTFFKNTDPNKLAGAWLYAQFVTSKTVSLKKSLTGLTFIRDSDIHHDYLAKNAAKYGGLVEFYRSPARVAWTPTGTNVPDYPKLAQLWWKNVATAVTGEKTPQAAMDTLAEEMDQVMARLQRAGMSHCAPKLNAKGDPAKWLSNDHAPWKKLANEKPKGETIPYDKLLQAWKEGKVR
- a CDS encoding diguanylate cyclase domain-containing protein, coding for MQHSLKYRMALATAGVVTLIIVLRVLYAQYYAYDSLKNLLQSQQDTLVKMVAEQLDEKLQARAAVLHRVARQLSALHGARPADLRRAAEGLVEIPETFNAVFLASPDGELTFSTAVPDGVRLRVNDRDYFRDVLQGQSFAVSDLIQGRQTNAPGVVLAVPMRGPAGELRGVVGGVLNLADSNFLRELAHSRVGTTGSFCLVSSGSTPRYAMHADVSRVLAPARAVGEACGAEQPPALLEVVTPTQPIVARYLLAANGWEVVAVLPAAEAYAPLISVRQRTLAMGAITMVIAAALMWLVMWRLLAPLQRLHRAVRQLGTDPKAVADLPVGRADEIGELASSFAEVVARLSEREAALQAAKDRAAASEKRIEAIANHVPDFISFIDVQQRYVFVNQAYARRYGLPAQQIVGLSLRELWGTQEYLACQPYLQQAGTGQAVTFTRESADGTECIEITCQPAWNDAQDTVVGLHMFGRNVTHEREKLRSLEAQTVSDYLTGLLNRKGFDRRLAEAMARAGASACPLALLLVDLDDFKAINDNHGHAIGDQLLVAFAQRLRACVRKGDAVARIGGDEFAVILDGIADRHAMASVANTIVQAARMPFVIDGRSLAASASVGAALRDARHAMTVSELFLHADMALYQAKRHGKARYAAQVTDRVAPSDLAAQKC